One window of Salegentibacter sp. Hel_I_6 genomic DNA carries:
- a CDS encoding membrane dipeptidase, with protein sequence MKLNLLSLALVFTGNLAFAQQSSDDALLEKAKEIHENVITIDTHADININNFTEDRNYTMDLDNQVTLPKMEAGGLDVAWFIVYTGQDELNEEGFKNAYENAMSKFDAIHKLVKGFAPEEIGLATNSEEVQKLTSEGKKVAMIGVENGYSIGKDIENVEKFYDLGARYMSLAHQGHSQLSDSNTGEEDDEWLHNGLSNLGKEVIAEMNRLGMMIDVSHPSKEAIKQMFELSKAPLIASHSSARELCNHSRNLDDELLLLFKEHGGVVQTVAFSAYVNTEKNKAFAEASSKVYEKKASEMNFEELDRDALGLLSNEKRNAYYAEVQKIKTAAAPEIEALKKEIEPVGVSDFVDHIDYMVNLIGIEHVGISSDFDGGGGIDGWQDASETLNITKELVKRGYTEEEIAKLWGENLLRVMDEVDAVAQELQKA encoded by the coding sequence ATGAAATTAAACCTTCTTAGCCTGGCGCTGGTTTTTACCGGAAACCTGGCTTTCGCTCAACAAAGTAGCGATGATGCTTTGCTTGAAAAAGCTAAAGAAATTCACGAAAATGTGATTACCATAGATACCCACGCCGATATTAATATTAATAATTTTACGGAAGACAGAAATTACACTATGGATCTGGACAACCAGGTTACCCTTCCAAAAATGGAAGCCGGCGGACTTGATGTTGCGTGGTTTATTGTTTATACCGGGCAGGATGAATTAAATGAAGAAGGTTTTAAAAACGCCTATGAAAATGCGATGAGTAAATTTGATGCCATTCATAAACTGGTAAAAGGTTTTGCTCCTGAAGAAATAGGTCTCGCTACAAACTCTGAAGAGGTACAAAAATTAACTTCCGAAGGAAAAAAGGTCGCGATGATTGGGGTTGAAAATGGCTATTCAATCGGAAAAGATATTGAAAACGTTGAAAAATTCTACGATCTGGGCGCTAGATATATGTCGCTTGCTCACCAGGGTCATAGCCAATTGAGCGACTCCAACACCGGTGAGGAAGACGACGAATGGTTACACAACGGACTTAGCAATTTAGGAAAGGAAGTAATCGCAGAAATGAATCGATTAGGAATGATGATAGATGTTTCGCATCCTTCAAAAGAGGCAATCAAACAAATGTTTGAGTTATCTAAAGCTCCGCTTATCGCTTCCCACTCTTCGGCTCGTGAATTATGTAATCACAGCCGAAATTTAGATGATGAACTTTTATTGTTATTTAAAGAACATGGCGGGGTTGTGCAAACCGTTGCCTTTAGCGCTTATGTGAATACTGAGAAAAATAAAGCTTTTGCAGAAGCTAGTTCTAAAGTTTATGAGAAAAAAGCCAGTGAAATGAATTTTGAAGAATTAGATAGGGATGCATTAGGCTTATTGAGTAATGAAAAAAGAAATGCCTATTATGCAGAAGTTCAAAAAATAAAAACAGCAGCAGCGCCTGAAATTGAAGCACTAAAAAAGGAAATTGAACCCGTAGGAGTTTCAGATTTTGTAGACCATATAGATTATATGGTAAATTTGATTGGAATTGAGCACGTAGGAATCAGTTCAGATTTTGACGGTGGTGGCGGTATCGATGGCTGGCAGGATGCCTCGGAAACCTTAAATATTACCAAAGAGTTAGTAAAACGCGGTTATACCGAAGAGGAAATAGCTAAACTTTGGGGAGAAAATTTGCTCAGGGTCATGGATGAAGTTGATGCCGTTGCCCAAGAGCTTCAGAAAGCATAA
- a CDS encoding type 1 glutamine amidotransferase domain-containing protein: MEKRIAILATNGFEKSELFSPKEALENEGFKVDVVSLEKGKIKGWEGTDWSGEINVDYTVKDVSAKDYNALVLPGGVINPDQLRRDEDALIFVRDFFKQKKPVGAICHAAWTLINAEVVEGRTMTSFNSIRKDLENAGALWVDKEVVVDEAFVTSRNPDDLPAFNAKMIEEIKEGKHDLQHA; encoded by the coding sequence ATGGAAAAGAGAATAGCAATTTTAGCCACAAACGGATTTGAAAAAAGTGAATTATTTTCACCGAAAGAGGCTCTGGAAAATGAAGGTTTTAAAGTTGATGTTGTAAGCCTGGAAAAAGGAAAGATTAAAGGTTGGGAAGGAACTGACTGGTCTGGAGAAATTAATGTTGATTATACGGTAAAGGATGTAAGTGCAAAAGATTACAATGCTTTGGTACTTCCTGGAGGTGTTATCAACCCCGATCAACTAAGAAGGGATGAAGATGCGCTGATATTTGTCCGCGATTTCTTTAAACAGAAAAAACCTGTAGGTGCAATTTGCCATGCAGCCTGGACACTTATTAATGCTGAAGTGGTAGAAGGACGAACAATGACGTCTTTTAACTCTATCAGAAAGGACCTTGAAAATGCAGGTGCACTTTGGGTAGATAAAGAAGTAGTTGTTGATGAGGCCTTCGTAACTTCTAGAAATCCAGACGATCTACCGGCTTTTAACGCCAAGATGATCGAGGAGATCAAAGAAGGCAAGCATGACCTACAACACGCATAA
- a CDS encoding YihY/virulence factor BrkB family protein translates to MKFFKSTWSLFKEAYISWNRNEPYARSATIAYYALFSLPSLLIIVVTIAGYFFEQKAVQGRLTSEISDFIGQEPAEAIEKMIASAALASESTWAIIFGIGMLLFGATGVFFQLKMAMNNIWNVAAKKTNFVRMLFDRLISFGMVMVIGLLLLLSLVISALIRILKEKIGDYAPNVTEFMVEVANSGISFLVITTLFAAIFKLLPDIKLRWRITYLGAAVTTVLFLIGEALISFYFGKSEPASVYGGASSVVLILLWVYYTCLILFFGAEFTVQYALLKNERVVPNKYGEPAIYQELEKLQQKRTQLEEEKEIIDTLKNNMDWEQNRGKNQKPKKKK, encoded by the coding sequence ATGAAATTCTTTAAAAGCACATGGTCGCTCTTTAAAGAGGCGTATATAAGCTGGAATAGGAATGAACCCTATGCCCGAAGTGCTACTATAGCTTATTATGCATTGTTTTCTTTACCTTCTTTATTGATAATTGTGGTTACAATTGCCGGATATTTCTTCGAACAGAAAGCTGTTCAGGGAAGGCTTACTTCAGAAATTAGTGATTTTATAGGTCAGGAGCCTGCTGAAGCGATAGAAAAAATGATAGCCAGCGCAGCCTTGGCATCAGAATCTACCTGGGCGATTATTTTTGGTATAGGAATGTTGCTATTTGGTGCTACCGGGGTGTTCTTCCAACTTAAAATGGCTATGAACAATATTTGGAACGTAGCTGCCAAAAAAACCAACTTCGTTAGAATGTTGTTTGATCGGCTTATATCATTTGGGATGGTGATGGTTATAGGTCTTTTATTACTACTCTCCCTGGTTATTTCTGCCTTAATAAGGATTCTAAAAGAGAAAATCGGTGATTATGCTCCCAACGTAACTGAATTTATGGTAGAAGTTGCCAATTCGGGAATTTCATTTCTTGTGATTACTACATTATTTGCCGCTATCTTTAAGTTGCTACCTGATATAAAATTGCGTTGGAGAATAACATATTTGGGAGCCGCCGTTACCACTGTTTTATTCCTTATCGGAGAAGCATTAATTAGTTTTTACTTTGGAAAAAGTGAACCTGCCTCGGTCTACGGAGGAGCTTCATCGGTAGTGCTTATTTTACTTTGGGTATATTATACCTGTCTTATCCTATTTTTTGGCGCCGAATTTACCGTGCAATACGCTCTTTTGAAAAACGAGAGAGTAGTGCCCAACAAATATGGTGAGCCTGCAATTTATCAGGAATTGGAAAAATTGCAGCAGAAACGTACTCAGCTAGAAGAAGAAAAGGAAATTATTGATACCCTTAAAAATAACATGGATTGGGAGCAAAATCGCGGAAAGAATCAAAAGCCCAAGAAAAAGAAATAA
- a CDS encoding DinB family protein, producing MIASILNSDEYNAYYDRYLQKIPGNLELGILLLENKEEFLGLLDKIKPEDLTYSYAEGKWTIAEVIQHLIDVERIFQYRSLTLAREPGIKLPGFDHNAYVPSSSAKNRNLKDFKREFKAVRSAGISLYQSFSEEMLMSKGFVSGSSTSCRSLGFITAGHTKHHIELFKENYHIS from the coding sequence ATGATAGCAAGTATTTTAAATTCTGATGAGTACAATGCTTACTACGACAGATATTTACAAAAAATCCCCGGCAATTTAGAGCTGGGGATTTTACTTCTGGAAAACAAGGAAGAATTCCTTGGTTTACTGGATAAAATAAAACCGGAAGACCTAACATATAGTTACGCGGAAGGTAAATGGACCATAGCGGAAGTAATTCAGCACCTTATCGATGTTGAGCGTATTTTCCAATATAGATCGCTTACTCTGGCCAGAGAGCCCGGAATTAAATTACCGGGTTTTGATCACAATGCTTATGTTCCTTCCAGTTCTGCAAAGAACAGGAATCTTAAAGATTTTAAAAGGGAATTTAAAGCGGTCAGAAGCGCTGGTATTTCACTTTATCAGAGCTTTTCAGAAGAAATGCTTATGAGTAAAGGCTTTGTTAGTGGAAGTTCAACCAGTTGCAGATCTTTAGGTTTTATTACCGCCGGGCATACCAAACACCATATTGAACTTTTTAAAGAGAATTATCACATATCATGA
- a CDS encoding phosphoenolpyruvate carboxylase, whose translation MHREPKLERFNESVLSKYQVYNSIFLTLPFDDISKTGSLLPLFQELCEAGFKENKNPSEIIENFFSKYHESPSEQDQISLLFRFIQYIERQVVLFDAIEDASFPIVNNMDGRGTLRNVKEEAEAKDKTPQLREYLKRFNVRPTLTAHPTQFYPGAVLGIITDLDKAIQKNDISLIKKLLAQLGKTPFFKKEKPTPYDEAVSLIWYFENVFYQSVSKIYNYIQQNIFDGEDIGNQVINLGFWPGGDRDGNPFVTTEITLKVAQRLRSTILMNYYRDIRRLKRRVTFSEVDSIIAEMETALYQSAISRSGKIKMTLEEFKSKLHKIKDIVEAKHQGLYVEDIDDLINKVNIFGYHFATLDIRQDSGKHDEVLKEIIKKHPDLFPENYASLSDKQQIEALTKVQGNIDPESFEDGIVKSTLSSIYAMKEIQEKNGENGANRYIISHSEVPQSILEPFAFLRLCGWKKPTADIIPLFETVPDLKVSPDVMETLYKNPVYREHLKSRGDKQTIMLGFSDGTKDGGYLMANWSIYKAKEMLTEVSRRYGIKVIFFDGRGGPPARGGGKTHQFYASLGSGIENEEIQLTVQGQTISSNFGTQDSCRYNLEQLLSSGVSNEIFSDDKNKLTDQDRETMTKLAEISYQTYTNFKQHEKFIPYLEKMSTLKYYAKTNIGSRPSKRNKSAELNLDDLRAIPFVGSWSQLKQNVPGFFGVGTALEKYEQAGEFDKVKQLYNNSVFFKTLLENSMMSLTKSFFALTAYMEQDKEFGEFWKIIHAEYKRSHAMLLKITGYSELMENQPAGRASIQARERIVLPLLTIQQHALRKVQELQQQGKSAEELLEVYEKMVTRSLYGNINASRNSA comes from the coding sequence ATGCACAGAGAACCAAAACTAGAGCGTTTTAATGAAAGCGTACTTTCAAAATATCAGGTATATAATAGTATATTTTTAACGCTGCCTTTTGACGATATTAGTAAAACAGGATCCCTGCTGCCTCTTTTTCAGGAACTATGTGAAGCGGGCTTTAAGGAAAACAAAAACCCTTCAGAAATTATAGAGAATTTCTTCAGTAAATACCACGAAAGTCCTTCTGAACAAGACCAGATCAGTCTTTTATTCCGGTTTATCCAGTACATAGAAAGACAGGTGGTACTTTTTGATGCTATCGAAGATGCCTCTTTTCCAATAGTGAATAATATGGATGGCCGCGGAACCCTTAGAAATGTGAAGGAGGAAGCTGAAGCTAAAGATAAAACACCCCAGTTAAGGGAATACCTCAAACGCTTTAATGTCAGACCAACCTTAACCGCTCACCCAACACAATTCTATCCAGGAGCCGTTTTAGGAATTATCACCGATTTAGATAAGGCCATTCAAAAGAATGATATTAGTCTTATTAAAAAATTACTGGCCCAACTTGGAAAAACACCGTTTTTCAAAAAAGAAAAACCCACACCTTATGATGAGGCTGTTAGCCTAATATGGTATTTTGAGAATGTATTTTACCAAAGTGTAAGTAAAATCTATAATTATATACAGCAGAATATCTTTGATGGGGAAGATATCGGTAATCAGGTTATAAATTTAGGCTTTTGGCCGGGTGGTGACCGTGATGGGAATCCATTTGTGACTACTGAAATTACCCTAAAGGTAGCCCAAAGGCTTCGTAGTACCATTTTGATGAATTATTATCGGGATATTAGAAGGCTTAAAAGAAGGGTGACCTTTAGCGAAGTGGATTCAATTATCGCTGAAATGGAAACAGCGCTGTATCAAAGTGCAATTTCTAGGTCTGGCAAGATTAAAATGACACTTGAAGAATTTAAGTCCAAGCTGCATAAGATCAAAGATATAGTTGAAGCAAAGCACCAGGGCCTTTATGTAGAAGATATTGATGATCTAATCAATAAAGTCAATATTTTTGGTTACCATTTCGCTACTCTTGATATCCGTCAGGATTCAGGAAAACACGATGAGGTCCTTAAAGAGATCATTAAAAAACATCCGGATTTATTCCCAGAGAATTATGCTTCGCTTTCCGATAAGCAACAAATAGAAGCACTCACAAAAGTTCAGGGGAATATAGATCCTGAAAGTTTTGAAGATGGAATCGTTAAATCAACACTTTCCTCCATCTACGCTATGAAGGAAATTCAGGAGAAAAATGGAGAAAATGGAGCAAATAGATATATAATAAGTCACAGTGAAGTACCGCAAAGTATTTTAGAGCCTTTCGCATTTTTAAGGTTATGCGGGTGGAAAAAACCAACGGCGGATATAATTCCTCTTTTTGAAACCGTACCCGATTTAAAAGTTTCACCGGATGTTATGGAGACTTTGTATAAAAATCCTGTCTACCGGGAACATTTAAAAAGCAGAGGGGATAAACAAACCATTATGCTAGGTTTTAGTGATGGTACTAAAGATGGAGGATATCTAATGGCCAACTGGAGTATTTATAAAGCAAAGGAAATGCTGACGGAGGTTTCCAGAAGATATGGCATTAAAGTCATATTCTTTGATGGTAGGGGTGGACCACCAGCTCGTGGTGGTGGAAAGACACATCAGTTTTATGCATCCTTAGGTTCCGGTATTGAAAATGAAGAGATTCAATTAACGGTCCAGGGGCAAACTATTAGTTCCAATTTCGGTACTCAGGACTCCTGTAGATATAACCTGGAGCAGTTGCTTAGTTCCGGGGTTTCTAACGAAATATTTAGTGATGATAAAAATAAGCTGACCGATCAAGATCGTGAGACTATGACCAAACTTGCCGAAATAAGTTACCAAACATATACAAACTTTAAGCAGCACGAAAAGTTTATTCCGTATTTAGAAAAGATGAGTACGCTAAAATATTACGCTAAAACCAATATTGGTAGCCGCCCATCTAAAAGGAATAAATCGGCCGAGCTTAATTTAGACGATCTTAGGGCAATTCCATTTGTGGGAAGTTGGAGCCAGTTAAAACAAAATGTTCCTGGATTTTTTGGTGTGGGAACGGCACTGGAGAAATATGAACAGGCGGGTGAATTTGATAAAGTTAAACAGCTTTACAACAATTCGGTTTTCTTTAAAACCTTGTTGGAGAATTCCATGATGAGCCTTACTAAATCTTTCTTTGCCTTAACCGCATATATGGAACAGGATAAGGAATTTGGCGAATTTTGGAAAATAATTCACGCTGAATATAAGCGTAGCCATGCGATGCTTTTAAAAATAACCGGTTATAGTGAACTTATGGAAAATCAGCCAGCTGGAAGAGCTTCAATTCAGGCACGTGAACGAATAGTTCTACCCCTGTTGACCATTCAGCAGCACGCCCTTAGAAAAGTTCAGGAATTGCAACAACAGGGGAAAAGCGCTGAAGAATTGCTGGAGGTTTATGAAAAGATGGTGACTCGTTCTCTTTATGGTAATATTAATGCAAGTAGAAATTCAGCATAA
- a CDS encoding Lrp/AsnC family transcriptional regulator: MAKFKLDETDHQILDMLIENTRTPFTDIAKKLLISAGTVHVRVKKMEEAGIIKGSSLTLDYKKLGYAFIAYVGVFLKNTSQTKFVLERINEIPFVTVAHVTTGKFNVFCKIRARNTQHAKEVIFQLDDIEGVYRTETMISLEESLNDKKRLMHSIFQDM; this comes from the coding sequence ATGGCCAAGTTTAAATTAGACGAAACAGATCACCAAATTCTCGATATGTTAATCGAGAATACAAGGACACCATTTACCGATATCGCTAAGAAACTTTTAATATCGGCAGGTACCGTTCACGTTCGGGTTAAGAAGATGGAAGAAGCTGGAATTATTAAAGGTTCTTCGTTAACGCTTGATTATAAGAAATTAGGTTATGCTTTTATAGCCTATGTGGGCGTTTTCTTAAAGAATACTTCGCAAACCAAATTTGTTTTAGAGCGTATTAACGAAATTCCTTTTGTAACTGTCGCGCACGTAACTACGGGTAAATTTAACGTGTTTTGTAAAATTAGAGCACGTAATACACAACATGCCAAGGAAGTTATCTTTCAATTGGATGACATTGAGGGAGTTTACAGAACTGAAACTATGATTTCTCTTGAGGAGAGCTTAAATGATAAAAAACGTTTAATGCACTCTATTTTTCAGGACATGTAG
- a CDS encoding M14 metallopeptidase family protein: protein MFTFVNMEETMLFKQLFKGYNSFKENRISGRYIRQRDIQILLDDLEEEFIVEKIGESVLGRPIHSIEFGTGSVKILAWSQMHGNESTTTKALFDLFCYIGKYRNEALVRSIMQHCSFCIIPMLNPDGAQAYTRVNANDIDLNRDAQDLSQPESRILRKAFDVFKPDFCLNLHDQRTIFSAGGTPEPAVLSFLTPSMDKDRQIFTSRIKSMQLIAKIVEDLSGLLPERIGRYDDSFNINCTGDAFQRTQTPTILFEAGHFPGDYEREETRKYVFLALISVLKAITEETFEKLNHTKYQEIPENQKLFNDVILREAKTEDGVVDIGIQYKEEIRDGNFVLLPLIEKIAPKISKFSHKEIFCENKKIEINQQNKLAENVIVNKIVLNEVELLLKCE from the coding sequence ATGTTTACTTTTGTAAACATGGAAGAAACAATGTTATTTAAACAGCTTTTTAAAGGCTATAATTCTTTTAAAGAAAATAGAATTTCTGGAAGGTATATCAGGCAAAGAGATATTCAGATTTTGCTGGATGATCTGGAAGAAGAATTCATCGTGGAAAAGATTGGAGAATCGGTTCTTGGAAGACCTATTCATAGCATTGAATTTGGTACTGGCTCAGTGAAAATTCTGGCCTGGTCCCAAATGCACGGCAATGAATCCACCACCACAAAAGCTCTTTTTGATCTTTTTTGTTATATAGGTAAATATAGGAATGAGGCCTTGGTAAGGTCTATTATGCAGCATTGCAGCTTCTGTATTATTCCCATGCTAAATCCTGACGGGGCCCAGGCCTATACGCGTGTAAATGCTAATGATATTGATCTGAATCGGGACGCTCAGGATCTAAGCCAGCCAGAAAGCAGGATTTTACGGAAGGCTTTTGATGTTTTTAAACCGGATTTTTGCCTGAATCTACATGACCAACGTACTATCTTCAGTGCGGGCGGGACGCCCGAACCTGCCGTTTTATCTTTTCTAACCCCTTCGATGGATAAAGACAGGCAAATTTTCACTTCCCGAATTAAGAGTATGCAGCTTATCGCAAAAATAGTTGAGGATCTTTCAGGCTTACTTCCCGAAAGAATAGGAAGGTATGACGATAGTTTTAATATCAATTGCACGGGTGATGCCTTTCAAAGGACCCAAACGCCCACCATTCTTTTTGAAGCCGGCCATTTTCCAGGGGACTACGAACGGGAAGAAACTAGAAAATATGTTTTTTTAGCTTTGATCTCAGTTTTAAAGGCTATTACTGAAGAGACTTTCGAAAAGCTCAACCATACCAAATACCAGGAAATTCCTGAAAATCAAAAACTATTTAATGATGTCATACTAAGGGAAGCTAAAACGGAAGATGGCGTTGTTGATATCGGTATTCAATATAAGGAAGAGATAAGAGATGGAAATTTTGTTCTATTACCGTTAATAGAAAAAATTGCCCCGAAAATTAGCAAGTTCTCGCATAAGGAAATCTTTTGTGAGAATAAAAAAATCGAAATTAATCAGCAAAACAAGCTTGCCGAAAACGTTATAGTTAATAAAATAGTCTTAAATGAGGTAGAATTGCTCCTTAAATGTGAATAA
- a CDS encoding helix-turn-helix domain-containing protein: protein MVNTEDFSKRLHKILEFYELSAAGFADQIEVGRSSISHILSGRNKPSLDFVMKVVKSFPEVELYWLLNGKGSFPPSEKSSPETEIKKEISTPSPVQKGNSSQKNEIPFPFPQQGKSKPIKKIVIFYEDGTFDAFEN from the coding sequence ATGGTAAACACTGAAGATTTCTCTAAACGCTTACATAAAATACTGGAGTTTTATGAATTGTCGGCCGCTGGGTTTGCCGATCAAATCGAAGTCGGTCGCTCTTCTATTTCTCATATTCTCTCAGGTAGAAATAAGCCTAGTTTAGATTTTGTGATGAAGGTTGTAAAGTCTTTTCCAGAAGTAGAATTATACTGGCTATTAAATGGAAAAGGAAGTTTCCCTCCTTCCGAAAAATCTTCTCCAGAAACTGAAATAAAAAAAGAGATTTCAACGCCTTCCCCTGTACAAAAAGGAAACAGTTCTCAGAAAAATGAGATACCATTCCCTTTTCCTCAACAGGGAAAAAGCAAGCCGATTAAAAAAATTGTTATTTTTTATGAAGATGGCACTTTTGATGCCTTTGAAAATTGA
- the mscL gene encoding large conductance mechanosensitive channel protein MscL produces MSILKEFKEFAIKGNMVDMAVGIIIGTAFNSVVNTLVKEVVMPPLSLMTDGIEFANKKWVLREGVAEADGVALVEEVVVGYGALIESFLDFLIIGMTIFLVIKFMNRFRNKAENPDDKREVTPKDIELLSKMNNLMEEQNQLLKNNFSRRK; encoded by the coding sequence ATGAGTATTTTAAAAGAATTCAAGGAATTTGCCATAAAAGGAAATATGGTAGATATGGCCGTGGGGATCATCATTGGGACGGCTTTTAATTCGGTGGTCAATACTTTGGTTAAGGAAGTGGTAATGCCACCATTAAGTCTAATGACCGACGGTATTGAGTTCGCCAATAAAAAATGGGTGCTTCGGGAAGGTGTTGCAGAGGCAGATGGGGTAGCGCTCGTAGAAGAGGTTGTCGTAGGTTACGGAGCTTTAATTGAATCCTTCCTGGATTTCCTTATAATCGGGATGACGATTTTCCTGGTGATAAAATTTATGAACCGTTTTAGGAATAAGGCTGAAAATCCAGATGATAAACGGGAGGTTACCCCAAAGGATATCGAACTTTTATCTAAGATGAACAATCTGATGGAAGAGCAGAACCAGTTGCTTAAAAATAACTTCTCACGTAGAAAATAA